One genomic segment of Phalacrocorax aristotelis unplaced genomic scaffold, bGulAri2.1 scaffold_85, whole genome shotgun sequence includes these proteins:
- the LOC142051032 gene encoding adenylate cyclase type 10-like yields MATGCVAAGERTSASNELCVRRQLVLGKGGSSCKFSNRSLKRLPSALSSEKVLMMASAWERKYHHSDLEKAAAFLPGLLAEDSLQSNCYSQPIDGVLLFADISAFTTLTEKFIQRSGTERGTDELVQTLNCYLCDILEEVLTFGGDILKFAGDAVLVLWRTSHRELAKTISLVLQCSRQIQKKYGSRDTPVGQKVRLKIGISAAPMSLVVFGDRDWRYFCICGQALHEVCEAHELADPGDVVLSATSWELCEQHRLRTKHLAGKRAVKVTGMDQMSRSERQEALRKLVRHPLSHRLEGEGAMRPTRVLSNRPKLVEMFRKYIPEAALRKLDDRLPLDLFSELRPVTSLFVHLQLSADIISTAEVFEFLHSASRMLLEILSPHKGEVNKVLLCDKGCTFLCVFGLIGEKLPYKSLHALQSAVQIFNSFSTMFGGKKAVSVAVTSGMVFCGITGHPLRNEYTVLGQKVNLAARMMVRYPGLVSCDAATYAASRLPPYYFKELPERKMKGIIRPGTIYQYVGVTKASILDMSLTKERSEYAPLLGREKEIDLFVSCLKAYKDFGQSHILAFEGTMGSGKSHLLAELASLGQAAGHRVVAMELLEVNVRQSFSALRKLMAKALGLQDCELRSDKERVLQAKLEGIIEESSYCLLNGIFFVEFPVSDKVRKMCEPQRLMELHSTWAKVLEKVMGGEFGIFVIDNAHFIDPASWSIVSPVLQNVSSFMVMSLAPGYVRTEAFCKAAGDSAMSQNITYCHLDKLKSSAVVQKVCQDLGVVSISRDLARFLIQRSLGIPYYCEELLRCLRRNDMLLFHTRRRGEKAEGSWESLVATSSSSAGSDGRVCTIRPDVNLENTVLPVTLKEIALSQLDQLKPLKQTVLKYAAVIGPVFTTQLLLHVLPADMRHKVNCVLTMLVKDNILKWLKNTEVPEDVQDPTKRPGTSVQAESDVETPALRMTVVQQSGALAFRVVLLQEAAYQLWPKRQRVALHRTCAAFLERHAHKCKSCGQGEFVAFHRFAVTSTQDGGRCQGSADQGDSRSWETLVLAGEQLKRDRTHATEGRPVAKSEQTTEVPSKADGKDSGACSCECKAIVESVLVPLARHYMAMGDAARAFYYLLECAAAYLHVSNSDMALVKLNEAEVLRNSVDKKANVIARFEEATFFSLKGEVCYRMGRMELAKKMILEALSLLKRKFPRTTVGALVKSQVEKLQCAAYVARRAASLPQEARRKRLAWLLQQSCCLSLLEQLFSLEGTSSRQTFSRLAARMKANTDRAADSCRAADAHRRGGDELI; encoded by the exons ATGGCGACAGGCTGCGTAGCTGCAGGGGAAAGGACCAGTGCTAGCAACGAGCTGTGCGTGCGGAGGCAGCTggtcctggggaaggggggaagcaGCTGCAAATTCAGCAACAGGTCGCTGAAGCGCCTCCCTTCGGCACTGTCCTCAGAGAA GGTGCTGATGATGGCTTCTGCCTGGGAGAGGAAATACCACCACTCAGAcctggagaaagcagcagctttcctccccGGTCTCCTTGCTGAGGACTCCCTTCAGAGCAACTGTTACTCTCAGCCTATCGACGGAGTGCTGCTCTTTGCGGATATATCAG CTTTCACTACGTTGACAGAGAAATTCATACAGAGGAGCGGCACGGAGAGGGGCACTGATGAGCTGGTGCAAACCCTCAACTGCTACCTGTGTGACATTTTGGAGG AGGTGCTGACTTTTGGCGGAGACATCTTGAAGTTTGCCG GGGAtgctgtgctggtgctgtggAGAACATCGCACCGGGAGCTGGCTAAGACCATCAGCCTGGTGCTGCAATGTAGCCGGCAGATCCAGAAGAAGTATGGGAGTCGTGACACGCCCGTGGGTCAGAAGGTCCGACTGAAGATAG GGATCTCTGCAGCGCCCATGAGCCTTGTGGTTTTTGGAGACAGGGATTGGCGGTACTTCTGTATCTGTGGCCAGGCCCTGCATGAAGTTTGTGAGGCCCATGAGCTTGCAGACCCAGGTGATGTTGTCCTCTCGGCCACCTCCTGGGAGCTCTGTGAGCAGCACCGGCTCAGGACCAAGCATCTTGCAGGCAAAAGAGCTGTGAAG GTTACGGGCATGGATCAGATGTCTCGGTCAGAACGCCAAGAAGCGTTGCGCAAGCTTGTACGACACCCATTGAGCCACCGCTTGGAAGGGGAAG GGGCCATGAGGCCTACTCGTGTCTTGTCCAACCGTCCTAAATTGGTGGAGATGTTTCGGAAGTACATACCAGAAGCTGCTCTCAGGAAG CTTGACGACAGACTGCCGCTGGACCTCTTCTCTGAGCTACGGCCAGTCACCAGCCTCTTTGTCCACCTGCAGTTGTCTGCAGATATCATCAGCACAGCAGAAGTCTTTGAGTTCCTCCACAGTGCCAGCAGGATGTTGCTAGAAATCCTCTCTCCTCACAAGGGCGAAGTCAACAAAGTCCTCCTGTGCGATAAA GGCTGCACGTTCCTCTGTGTGTTTGGACTCATTGGAGAAAAGCTGCCCTACAAGAGCCTGCACGCCTTGCAGAGCGCTGTTCAGATCTTCAACTCCTTCTCGACgatgtttgggggaaaaaa GGCAGTGTCCGTTGCCGTTACCAGCGGGATGGTGTTCTGCGGCATCACCGGCCACCCTCTGAGGAATGAATACACAG TCCTTGGCCAGAAGGTGAATTTGGCAGCCCGGATGATGGTGCGCTACCCTGGGCTGGTGTCCTGTGATGCAGCGACTTATGCCGCCTCTCGGCTGCCCCCTTACTACTTCAAGGAGCtgccagagagaaaaatgaaaggcattATCCGTCCTGGCACTATCTATCAATATGTGGGAGTCACCAAGGCGAG CATACTTGACATGAGTCTCACCAAGGAGAGGTCAGAGTACGCTCCCTTGCTGG GTCGGGAGAAGGAGATTGACCTTTTTGTCAGCTGCTTGAAAGCCTATAAGGATTTTGGGCAAAGCCACATCCTGGCATTTGAGGGCACAATGGGCTCCGGAAAGAGCCACTTACTTGCTGAACTGGCCTCTTTAGGCCAGGCTGCTGGCCACAG GGTAGTTGCGATGGAACTGCTAGAGGTCAACGTGAGGCAGTCCTTCTCTGCCCTCCGTAAGCTGATGGCCAAAGCCCTGGGCCTCCAGGACTGTGAACTGCGCAGTGACAAGGAGCGCGTGTTGCAGGCAAAGCTCGAAGGGATAATCGAAGAGAGCAGCTATTGCCTCCTCAACGGCATTTTCTTTGTCGAG TTTCCCGTTTCGGACAAGGTTCGCAAGATGTGTGAACCTCAAAGGCTAATGGAATTGCACTCGACGTGGGCAAAAGTGCTAGAGAAG GTCATGGGAGGAGAATTTGGCATATTTGTCATCGACAATGCCCATTTCATCGACCCTGCCTCCTGGAGTATCGTGTCACCCGTGCTCCAAAACGTCTCCAGCTTCATGGTCATGAGCTTAGCCCCGGGCTATGTGAGAACAGAGGCCTTCTGCAAAGCCGCAGGAGACAGCGCAATGTCCCAGAACATCACCTATTGTCATCTGGACAAGCTGAAATCTTCAGCTGTGGTGCAGAAAGTCTGCCAGGACCTCGGAGTGGTCAGCATCTCCAGGGATCTAGCGAG GTTCCTGATCCAAAGAAGCTTGGGGATCCCGTATTACTGCGAGGAGCTGCTGCGCTGCCTTCGTCGCAACGACATGCTCTTGTTCCACACCCGGAGGCGGGGTGAAAAAGCAgagggcagctgggagagccTGGTCG CAACGTCGAGCTCCAGCGCAGGGAGTGATGGCAGGGTCTGCACCATCAGACCGGACGTGAACCTGGAGAACACCGTGCTGCCCGTCACCTTGAAAG AGATTGCGCTGTCTCAGCTGGACCAGCTAAAGCCGCTGAAGCAGACCGTTTTGAAGTATGCGGCTGTCATCGGGCCCGTGTttaccacccagctgctcttgcACGTCCTTCCGGCTGACATGAGGCACAAGGTGAATTGTGTGTTGACCatgctggtgaaggacaacatCCTTAAGTGGCTGAAAAACACAGAGGTGCCAGAAGATGTCCAAGATCCTACCAAGAGGCCAGGCACCTCTGTGCAGGCGGAGAGCG ATGTGGAGACGCCCGCTCTGAGGATGACCGTGGTGCAGCAGTCTGGCGCTCTGGCCTTCCGTGtcgtgctgctgcaggaggctgccTACCAGCTGTGGCCCAAGAGACAGCGGGTCGCCTTGCACCGCACGTGTGCCGCCTTCCTGGAGCGGCACGCGCACAAATGCAAGAGCTGCGGCCAAGGAGAGTTTGTTGCCTTCCACCGCTTCGCCGTCACCAGCACCCAGGATGGAGGGAGgtgccagggctctgctgacCAGGGCGACTCACGCAGCTGGGAGACCTTGGTGCTTGCAGGAGAGCAGCTGAAGAGGGATAGGACCCACGCCACTGAGG GGCGGCCTGTGGCAAAGAGCGAACAGACAACTGAGGTGCCCAGCAAGGCCGATGGGAAGGACAGCGGCGCATGCTCCTGTGAGTGCAAAGCCATCGTGGAATCGGTGCTGGTGCCTTTGGCTCGCCACTACATGGCAATGGGCGATGCTGCCAGAGCCTTCTACTACCTTCTGGAGTGTGCGGCTGCCTACCTGCATGTCTCCAACAGCGACATG GCCCTCGTGAAGCTGAATGAAGCGGAGGTCCTGAGGAACTCCGTAGACAAGAAAGCGAATGTGATAGCCCGCTTTGAAGAGGCCACCTTCTTCAGCCTCAAAGGGGAG GTCTGCTATCGTATGGGACGCATGGAGCTGGCAAAGAAAATGATCCTGGAGGCTTTGAGCCTGCTCAAAAGGAAGTTCCCCCGGACCACCGTTGGAGCCTTGGTCAAGTCTCAGGTGGAAAAGTTGCAGTGTGCCGCTTACGTTGCCAGAAGAGCAGCCTCCCTTCCGCAGGAGGCCCG gaggaagaggctagcctggctgctgcagcagagctgctgcctttccttACTGGAGcagctcttcagcctggagGGCACTTCCAGCAGGCAGACGTTCTCCCGCCTGGCAGCGCGCATGAAGGCCAACACGGACAGGGCAGCGGACTCCTGTCGGGCAGCAGATGCCCACCGCAGGGGTGGAGATGAACTAATCTAA